The genomic segment ACAAAAAAAATCTTTTATCATTTTAATACGCATTTTGACCATGAAGGTGAAGTTGCGCAAGTTAATAGCGCTAAGTTAATATTGGATCAAATAAAATCCGTAGCTGATCAAAACCCTGTTATTGTTATGGGCGATTTAAATGTTACTCCAGACTCTATGACTTATAAAACCTTAACCGGACAGCATACAAAGGATATTACTCATTCTACAGCCTTTTTAAGAGATGTTTGTATTGATGAAGAAGGAAATCCGATAACAAAAGGAACTTTCTCGGACTTTGGAAGGGTTAGTCCTTTCAAAATTGATTATATATTTATAAACAATAATATTGAAGTTGACCATTTTATCATTGATGCTGACAATGAAGAAGGTATTTTTACATCTGATCATTTTCCTATTATTGCAGATTTGAAGATGCTATAACAAAAAACCCAAGATACGTCTTGGGTTTTATTTTACTTCATCAATTTTTTCACTGTATCTCTTATCTTAAGTTGGTAATCTAATGTTATCCTTCTCTTCTTTAAATCTTCTCCGTTAATAAGTGTTATCAACATTTCTACAGCTTGTCTTCCTAACTCATATGCAGACTGATGTATCGTCGTTAATGCTGGACTGATAATTGTTGACGTATTAATATTATCAAACCCTACTACGCTTAAATGCTCAGGTATCTTTATTCCTTCTTCCGTTGCACATTTAATCACACCAATGGCAATTTCATCATTATAGCAAACCAACGCTGTTGGTCTATCAGCCATATTCATCATTTTCTTCATTACCTGGTAACCACCTTCAATGGTGTGTTCAGCTTGAAAAACCCATTGATCAATAAGAGGTATTTTATTATCCTTTAGGGCCATTTCAAACCCTTTTTTTCTTTCTTTTGCAATACTTACCTTTTGATTCCCAGCAATATAGCCAATTCGAAGATGACCATTTTTTATGATATATTGAGTCATATCATAAGAGGCACCATAATCATTAATGCCTACAGATGGAATTATCTCGTCAACCATATAATCATTCATCAGAACAATAGGTACCCGATCATGCAATTCTAATAGAGCTTTTTTGCCGATTCTTGGTGTGATAAGAATTGCTCCATCGGCTTTTCCCATCTTTAAAGATTCTAAGTATTTTTGTTCTCTCATCTTATTATTGCTGGTGTTGCCTATGAGAAGATGATATTTATTTTCATAGGCTACATCTTCCATACCTTTTATAGCTTCTGCAAATATAGGGTTACAAATATCGTTCAGAATTGTTATTAATTCATTCGATCGATTCATTCGAAATTCTCTAGCACGTGTGTTAGGTCTGTATTCAAGAACATTTATAGCCTCCATAACCTTTACTCTATTTTTTTCAGATACAGGTCCACTACTATTAATTACTCTTGACACCGTAGCTGTAGAAACACCTGCAAATTCTGCAACTTTCTTTATATTCATCATACAAACCATCCTTTAGCTTCAATACCACTCTTCACAGTTGCTTTTCACAAACAGTTCCGCAAGCGTCTATCTCCAATCTAATTCCCTTATGTATTTTATCAGGTCTCTCTCTATTCTCTGCTGTATAACGCACTTTAGAATGAGGTAATACACTCTCTATAAATTGATGTGTATCAGTACTTGGTAATTCATAAGTGTATTCGTCATCAGCACAAATAACGATGTAAGTTGGATCAATTGACTTCAGATAATCTTTAGATAAATGCGCTCTATCACCGTGGTGGGGTGCTTTTAATATATTAGCTTTGAGTTTTTCTTTAGGTATAAGGGTGTCCCAATAGTCCAATCCTATGTCAGAGGTAAGAAGAGTCTTTCTCCCATTGCAGGATACCATGCAAACTAGGCTACACTTATTCAAATGCTTATCGATTTGTGATAATAATGTATCTATTGAATGCCGATCAGAGTTTATATAGAGTTGATTAATCCTATCTTGAATGAAATCTATGTGATTTATAATAGGTGAATATACCTCTATATGCATATTACCCAATTTACTGCTATGGAACTCTTTAATCACTTTTAGATTGGAGCCTACTTGCTCTTCAAAATGTTGAATTAGCATCTGGTATATTTCTAGAGAAGCTAGCATGTTTTCTTCTCTCATCTTATCATACTTTTGTATGGGCTTAAAGGGTATATCAAATGGACACCATACCTCGTTGATAGGATAGTCCTTGATGATCTCTTTTATCCCCCCTATGTGATCACGATGAGGATGAGTCAATACGAGTAAATCTATTTTCTTTATACCTTGATTGCTTAAATAAGATTTTATATGAATTCTATTAAGGTTCTTATCATATATGATTGATCTATCATCTCCACCATCTATGACCACTGTATATGTAGAATTGGCAATATATCTTATAACAATACATTCACCGAATCCTACATTTAAAAAATCGATGATTACTTTCCCTATCTTGTCAATAGCTAATGCCCCTTTCTAGAATTATCTTAAATCAGACGTACTAATAGCACGTTTTAAATAACCACTTGAAAATAATAAAATCATGAGTACCATTAATATTGCTGCAGCAGCAGAATATCCTGTTTCAAAGTATTTAAAACCATGTCTATAAATATAAAAAGTTATGGTTTCTGTCGCATTACCAGGACCTCCACCAGTCAAAGTATACATTTTGTCAAACACTCTGAATGTATCGATAGTTCTTAGTAAGAGGGCAAGAATAAGACCTGGTTTGAGTAAGGGCAATGTAATATTCCTAAAGCATTGCATCGTATTCGCCCCGAATACTTTAGCACTTTCATATAATTCCAATGGAATCGATTGAAGACTTGCAAGTACCACTAAAAAAACAAAGGGTGTCCACTGCCATATATCTGTAAAGACGATAGAAAATAATGCCCACTTAGTTGAACTTAGCCATTCAACAGGCTGTAAACCAATTTGCTGCAATAAATAATTTAAGATTCCTGTATCATAGGCATACATCATTTTCCACGTTAATGCAACAGTAATAGGTGGGAGTAACATAGGTATCAAAACAATGGCTCTAAATAATTTAATCGCCTTGATTCCTGTATTAAAAAATAATGCAAAGATCATACCTAAAATGAATTCAAAAAAGACTGCGAAGAATACA from the Vallitalea okinawensis genome contains:
- a CDS encoding LacI family DNA-binding transcriptional regulator gives rise to the protein MMNIKKVAEFAGVSTATVSRVINSSGPVSEKNRVKVMEAINVLEYRPNTRAREFRMNRSNELITILNDICNPIFAEAIKGMEDVAYENKYHLLIGNTSNNKMREQKYLESLKMGKADGAILITPRIGKKALLELHDRVPIVLMNDYMVDEIIPSVGINDYGASYDMTQYIIKNGHLRIGYIAGNQKVSIAKERKKGFEMALKDNKIPLIDQWVFQAEHTIEGGYQVMKKMMNMADRPTALVCYNDEIAIGVIKCATEEGIKIPEHLSVVGFDNINTSTIISPALTTIHQSAYELGRQAVEMLITLINGEDLKKRRITLDYQLKIRDTVKKLMK
- a CDS encoding ComEC/Rec2 family competence protein is translated as MREENMLASLEIYQMLIQHFEEQVGSNLKVIKEFHSSKLGNMHIEVYSPIINHIDFIQDRINQLYINSDRHSIDTLLSQIDKHLNKCSLVCMVSCNGRKTLLTSDIGLDYWDTLIPKEKLKANILKAPHHGDRAHLSKDYLKSIDPTYIVICADDEYTYELPSTDTHQFIESVLPHSKVRYTAENRERPDKIHKGIRLEIDACGTVCEKQL
- a CDS encoding endonuclease/exonuclease/phosphatase family protein, with translation MSSTGEKLKVMTFNIRYDNNWDHDHSWTLRRQNVVNKIKEHQPDLLGVQEAMRHQVDYLLHMLDHYDYVGVGRGDGKDQDEFAAILYNKNRLTMLDNHTFWLSETPDKVGSMGWDSACTRICTWAKFEDKYTKKIFYHFNTHFDHEGEVAQVNSAKLILDQIKSVADQNPVIVMGDLNVTPDSMTYKTLTGQHTKDITHSTAFLRDVCIDEEGNPITKGTFSDFGRVSPFKIDYIFINNNIEVDHFIIDADNEEGIFTSDHFPIIADLKML
- a CDS encoding carbohydrate ABC transporter permease; its protein translation is MRKAEKITFLFLLPTLIILILLTIYPFFYALYISFREIDLLKDYNIFVGFKNYVRILQDETFWVALFNTVKFVFFAVFFEFILGMIFALFFNTGIKAIKLFRAIVLIPMLLPPITVALTWKMMYAYDTGILNYLLQQIGLQPVEWLSSTKWALFSIVFTDIWQWTPFVFLVVLASLQSIPLELYESAKVFGANTMQCFRNITLPLLKPGLILALLLRTIDTFRVFDKMYTLTGGGPGNATETITFYIYRHGFKYFETGYSAAAAILMVLMILLFSSGYLKRAISTSDLR